GAAAGTGGAAACGCTGCCATGATCCATTTTAGTACGGAGAGGGTCAAACAAATCCGTGCATTAAAAAACTTTGCTGAAAAACGGAGAATTCCATTAATTTTAAATTGATAACTATGAAACCGTGGAACCAATAAACTGATTCTCATCATCACCCAAGTTTCCTTGACTAACTGTAGCTGATTGGGTTTTTCAATtgtcatatatatttttattccaTCCATAACAATAGACCTCAGGGATCCATTTCCTTTGAATGTCACCTGTACATGCTATATCCATGCTTGAGTTTATACACATGCCCCCTCTCCCTAACAGTGGAGAGACTACTAAATTATTGGAAGAAAAGCCAAGAGTTTAAAAAACATTCAACAGATTAGAGCATATCAGTTGCGAGGAaagatctctctctcatgcATACACACAATCCCTCCCGCAGGGAAAGAGGGTGATGCAAGTTAAGGGAAAGCTAAAGagatatttatttataaatctCAAACGCGATGTTTTTATGCATATTCACAGGCCAAGACAATTTAGACTCACTGCAGAATAAAAACTTGGATACAGCATTGTTAATGTCATATGGGGAATACTTTAAAGAATAGAATGGATGAGCACCAGTCCATGCATTCATCTGGAGAGCTTAATTCTTGATCTTGGGCTttttcacaatcatcacagaaCAATGAGCATGGTGAGCACAGTAGTCACTTACACTGCCCAAAACAGCCCTGCAAGGCATCAAGCAATTTATTTGTTAATTAGTATGCAGTAATATAGACAAACTAAAGGAGGGTTACTTGTGCTAGGAGGGGATGACTAGCGAGGTTGTCCACCAAGTATGAGATGTATGTGGCCTGGCAATGCATAATTGAGATAGAAAACTCAATGTCTTCAACCTAGGCATAGACGCCGTGATAACTACCTCTGTTATTTCATACATTATGGTTAGTTTTGAATGAAGAAAATATGACCTATGTGCTACATATATACCAGGATTAATCAAAAAGAAAACACttggtagttttttttttttcctggccATTCCTGTCGAGGGCCTATATAGGCCACTAGGATGGCAGCCCAAGAGGGCGGtcagggggaaggggagggggacAAGGGGGATTACAGGATGTCACACATCTTTTGGGGGGGTGAGGAAGTCACACAAGCAACCTCTCCATAGGACTTAGGCCAGTGCTCTACTGCAAGTAGCAGCCACCACCATGCCAAGAGGTGCTTCCCAACACTCATAGTTCATGTTTAAACAATATGGTGCTAATGATGGGTTCGGCGGTAGCCATTAATATCAACCAAGTAGCAAAAAAACTTATGGACAGTTGGAAAAATAGTACTAGTAAAGAGAGCAAAAAACAATTGGTGAGCAATTAGGATCATATCTTCACCTTTTTATAGCTCCATAACCATGACTTCCCACCACCAATATGGATGCGTGGTGTTTCTGCACGGCCTCACAGAGGACATTCCTAGCATCTCCTTCCACCACTTCCATTAGCACATCATTCACCTGCACAATGTTCAAATAGTCAAGCGAAACTACCCATAAGAGCAAAGTAGCCACTCCACAGTCAATTTAGAACATTTTCTCCTAGGACAGAGTGATCTGATTTCGGTAGAAATTTTGTCCACCGTAAAAACAAGTCTGAATAGATAGAAATCCAACTGAATCAAGTCAAACACCACACTTCCAGATTGCAGTTGGGAAAAACAAGTCTGGTTAATGGtgcaatttaaaatcaaattcataCAGGTAATGATTGTTCTGACCCAATGGCAAAGCAACTACATGAATCGAATTATGTTGATTGATGTTACCGTCAATAATCCGCCAGAGGAGCTAAACCTGCACAAggacagaaggcagaggcccggaggtatccctggggttagtcctctgacgcccaagttagagactggCGGAATAGTGTTTTtacaagagtaatggtgtgttgacctacctctcccctcctttcgggccctctcttatattgtttagggtatagggtttccCTTTTGGGAGTCCCCCTCGGTTTTGCCTTTTTCCCTtcccgagtcctactcggatacgtgcTATTCCCCctatggggaatattccctattcgGGTATCTTCTCCTAACGTGGTTTGCATGGTTAGAATTCTTACGGCCTCCATCAGGTGGGCAACATGTGTCCTTCCTTTGGATACCATGTGTTCTTACCTTATAGGGTGATTAATTGGGTCGTATCacagcccccttacttccactaggaagCTCTTTCAGTGGAAGTGACTTCCTTCCTCATTTGTGTTCCCCTTCGGCCTTCAGTCACAGCCTTCGTCTTGAAACCAAGACCTCCGATCAGGTCCAcagccttagccagagccccaacCGAGGCGgcgaccttcggtcaggtctgctcggccttagcccagAGCCCTTAgctgaggtggtgaccttcatTTTAAGTCTGCTTGACCTTTTCCGGAGCCCCCagccgaggtggtgacctttggCTAGGTTTGCTTGGCCTTAGCCCAGAGCCCCTAatcgaggtggtgaccttcggtcaggtctactcggccttagcccagagcccccaaccgaggttttgacctcCGATCAAgttcgctcggccttggccagagcctccaaccgaggttttgaccttcggtcaagtctgctcggccttagccagagaccccaacctaggtggtgaccttcggtcaggtctgctcagccttagccgaagcccccaaccaaggtggtgaccttcggtcaggtctgctcggccttagcccagagcccccaaccgaggtgatgaccttcggtcaggtctactcggccttagccagagccctcaaccaaggtggtgaccttcaatcaggtctgctcggccttagcccaaagcccccaatcgaggttttgaccttcggttaggttaGCTCGACCTTGGCTAGATCCCtcaaccgaggttttgaccttcggtcaggtctactcggccttagccGGAGCCCCCAAcggaggtggtgaccttcggtcagggcTGCTCGGCCTGAGCCCAgacaaccgaggtggtgacctttggtcaggtctgctcggccttagcccggagcccccaaccgaggtggtgaccttcggtcaggtctgctcggccttagcccagagcccccaaccgaggttttgacattcggtcaggttcgctcggccttggctAGAGCACCtaaccgaggttttgaccttcagtcaggtctgctcggccttagccggagcccccaacctaggtggtgacatcaatcaggtctgctcggccttagtcggagcccccaacctaggtggtgaccttcggtcaggtctgctcggccttagccggaGCCCCCAACCTAGGTGGTAACCTTCtgtcaggtctgctcgaccttagccggaacccccaaccgaggtggtgaccttcggccaggtctactcggccttagctagagcccccaaccgaggtggtgaccttcggtcaggtctgctcggccttagccggagcccccaaccgaggtggtgaccttctgtcaggtctgttcggccttagcccagagccccaaccgaggtggtgaccttcggtcaggtctactcggccttagcccagagcccccagctgaggttttgaccttcggtcaggtctgcttcgGCCCCTACCCCTATGGCTACTCAGGTGACCGAGCTCGAGGAGAATGACGAGGAGGTTCAGAGGCCCCGTGAAGCCCCCTTACTCCTGGTCACGAAGGTTCAGACTGAGATGTCCCAGGTGCCGTCGATGGCAAAGCTGTTCTCCCGACCGAAGCACCTTGATGAACGAAATGCCTTCGGGTCTCTTTTTTGTATCTTTTGAACTTGGGCCTTCTAGCCTCCATGTAATTTATGCCTTCAGGCTTCTTTGATGAATGAAACACCTTTCTTTCAGATTCCTTTGtgcctttttattattatcactattttttgttgatttaaCGACAATTAACTCCGAGCACGGACTTTCATAGGGCTTCAGCTTTGCAGGTAAGGGTAGGAAAGCCGAAGCCCTTATGTAAGTAAAATCTTAATTACAAGGtgggtgcattacttgactgtgccgagccgaggtgacagtttggtcgagccgaggtgactggtagtacggcctgatggagggccgaggtggcagcatggccagatggagggccgaggtggcagcatggccagatggagggccgaggtggcagcatggccttatagagggccgaggtggcagcacggcctgatggagggccgaggtgacagcacggacACCGTGTGATTTTAAATAGGGCCTAGATaccctcttcggatcattccttctatttcccccttcaAGTGCCAGCAATCTTCAGTGTCGTGGCCATGGTCCCTGTGAAAGTagcaatatttgtccatattgtgTCTCTCAGGGTGtcatcccatcttccctggccacttcatggctctggcatctggggggtcctttatctgcattaacacatCCATTCGTTTCCGGTTCAGGGGCgcgtatttctcgaacttcttcggtggactgggtgcccgaccacgtttggactttcatcttttgccctcttcggaaggtttgtcatcgcctcttgagatccttttcctccccatcttctcttcagcttcttcatcggcttgaagggtttcttccatctggatgcaattatcacaccgagccctcaactcggctaggttccttggtgtatgcttcacCAAAGACTTTTTTAGCTCTTTATCCTTGACACCTcccagcagggccgtgaactcttctttcgggtccagacctctgatcgtgatcttctcttgttggaagcgcttcatgtagtttcgcagtgactctccttcatgttgttttACGTTGCTCAGGTTCAATGTGGTCatttgaaggggttggctactggagaatcccttcatgaagaagtaactcaaatagCTCAAACTGTGGATCGATTTCGTCGGCAAGCGGTTATACCATAACCTTAccctcctctgaacgtcaaaggCAGGGctcgacacatgatgttttttgagACTCGGTGGAACTGCATCgcaaccttaaagccttccagatgatggATGGGGTCTCCAGACCTGTCGTAGGTATCATATTTTGGCAGACGAAAACcaatcgggagcgggtccctcatgacttcatcagctaaagccgtgtcattggtgaggtccaACTCGCGAGTTCCCTTTTGGTTTTCTGCTACCTTTcggatctcgtccttcaggtctaggatcatctgcttcaaccctgaGTCACGTAACTGTTTGTCCCCTTGGCGCGGTTCTTCATGACCGGCTCCCGTGACGCGGCACTCTCTTTCTTTGGGTGCTaggctttccctcattgctcggtttcGAGGATTCCAGCCGGACCTTATAGATCCTGAGCTACTTCGGTCCTCGTCTTGCAGTCGCTCTAGCTGGACATGGGAGCCTCGCGCTGCTCCACCGGTCTTATGAGAGACGGCTTTGGAGACCTCTTTCATCGTCTCGGCCATTCGatcatacttctcctgaagggaGTTGAACTGCTTCctcgtcacatattcctgcgcccTGGGAGGGGGAGGATCGCTATCCCTGTGCACCGGATGTCTGGCCGAGCGCTGGTCCCTcacggaaccttcccgatcGCTGGTCCCTCATGGAACCTTCCCGATCGCTGTTTCCCGTTCTTCCCTGATGTCCAtagagggagggagccctcccgAAGGTTCTCCCTCATTCATATTTATATTCGGcgctgtttttgtttttttacgattgtaggttctccccaccattactgtcgttcccacggacggtgccaatctgttaCTGCCGATAATCCGCCAAAGGAGCTAAATCTGCACAAagacagaaggcagaggcccggaggcaTCCCCcaggttagtcctccgacgcccaagttagagactggTAGAATAGTGTTTTTACAAGAGTAATGGTGTATTGACCTACCTCTCCCCTCCTTTcaggccctctcttatagtgcttagggtctagggtttcccTTTTGGAAGTCCCCCTCAGGTCCGCCTTTTTCCTTtcccgagtcctactcggatacatGCTATTccccttgtggggaatattccctattcgGGTATCTTTTCCTCACGTGGTTTGCGTGGTTAGAATTCTTACGGCCTCTATCAGGTAGGCGACATGTGTCCTTCCTTTGGATACCATGTGTTCTTACCTTACAGGGTGATTAATTGGGTCGTATCAATTAACAAAAAAGATGATCCAATAGATATCTTCTAACCTAGTAACGAAATAAAGAGCATAGGAATCTTATTACAACAAATTTATTCTGCAATTCATAGATTAAGGATTGAGCATGATTTCACATTGGAAGTAATCTAACTGTTATAGAAATCAAAAGACAACATTTTAAGTTCTGAAATCTTCCGGAGAGAGAGTGATTCACAAGTATCAAAATCTAATTTTTCCCCCTATTTCTTCCTTTTACTTCATGGATTTGAGTAAAGCTATCATTATCAAAGCGATTCTCACCCATTTGCTGCTGCAGGTCTCCTTCGCCTTCTCTAGAACTCTAGCTGCTATCGTCTTGAGATCCGCCTCCACGAGAGGCAAAACATCGGCAGCTCCTgaaaaaattcaaaggaaaattAGGGAGGAACAACGGCAATTAATTCTCCAGttaaggaagaaaaagattCCTAAAACtagttccaacttccaagaaGAAAGGACTAGTTTTCCAGCTAATCGATAGAAGTTGGGGAATAATACACAGAGAATCTTAGAG
This Macadamia integrifolia cultivar HAES 741 chromosome 10, SCU_Mint_v3, whole genome shotgun sequence DNA region includes the following protein-coding sequences:
- the LOC122090938 gene encoding universal stress protein PHOS34-like gives rise to the protein METTTTTTTTTTAEKSVIVVGIDDSEHSFYALHWALDHFFAPFAPNPPFKLFVVHAKPSPSSAVGFAGPGAADVLPLVEADLKTIAARVLEKAKETCSSKWVNDVLMEVVEGDARNVLCEAVQKHHASILVVGSHGYGAIKRAVLGSVSDYCAHHAHCSVMIVKKPKIKN